The genome window ATATGGCCATGAGCAAGATCACCATCACACAGACCCGCAGCCAGATCAAATGCCCCCAGCGGCAGAAGGCCACCCTGAAGGCCCTCGGACTTGGACGCATCGGCAAGACGATCACGCATGAAGGCACCGCGCAGGTGCTCGGCATGGTGAACAAGGTGCAGCATCTGGTGAGCGTGAAAGCGGCCTGAACCCCTTAGAGCGAACGATCATGGACCTGAGCAAACTCCAGCCCGCCGAAGGGGCCACGAAGAAGAACAAGCGCATGGGTCGCGGCCAAGGCAGCGGCCGTGGCGGCACGTCCGGCAAAGGCCATAAGGGCCAGAAGGCCGGTACGGGCTACAATCGCAAGCGCGGATTCGAAGGCGGACAAATGCCTTTGGCGCGCCGCCTGCCCAAGTTCGGTTTCACCAACCCCACCCGCGTAGAGTACAAGGGCATCAACCTCGATGCCTTGCAGACGCTGGCCACCGAGAAGAACCTCTCGGTCATCGATCCAGCCGTGCTGCGCGCCAACGGCCTCATCGCCCGGAACGACCTGCTGAAGGTGCTTGGCCGCGGTGAGGTCACCAGCGCACTCAATATCACAGCGCACGCATTCAGCGCTTCCGCCAAGGCAGCCATCGAGGCCAAGGGCGGCAAAGCCGAAGTGATCGCCACCATCGCCCCCAAGACTGAGGCATGAAGAACCTGATCGACACGATCAAGAACATCTGGCGCATCGAGGAGCTGCGCACGCGCATCCTCATCACGCTGGGCCTGCTGCTGGTCTACCGCATCGGCAGCTTCATCATCCTGCCCGGTGTGGACAGCGTGGCCATGGCCCGCAACAGCGCAGGCGGCGGCGGCATCGCCGAGATCCTTGCCATCTTCACGGGAGGCGCCTTCACCCGCGCGAGCATCTTCGCTTTGGGCATCATGCCGTACATCAGCGCATCGATCATCATGCAGCTCGCAGGCATCGCCATCCCGGCGGTGCAGAAGAAGCAGAAGGAGGAGAGCGGCCGTCGCCAGCTGAACCAATGGACCCGCTACCTGACCATCGCCATCTGCATGGCGCAGGCCCCGGGATACCTGTACACGAGCATCGAGCAAGGAGCCGCTCCGCTCGATAACCTGGGCTGGGTCTGGGGAAGCGTGTTCATCCTTACGGCCAGCACGCTCTTCGTGATGTGGCTGGGTGAGCGGATCACCGAGCGCGGCTTGGGCAACGGCATCTCGTTGATCATCATGATCGGCATCCTCGCGCAATTGCCGCAGAGCTTCGCACAGGAAGTGGTGGGCCGCATGGGCCCTGGCGGCGGTGGCCTGGTGCTGCTGCTGGTCGAAGTGGTGCTCTGGGTGCTCATCATCGCTGGCTGCATCCTCCTGGTACAGGGCACGCGCCGCATCCCGGTTCAATTCGCCAAGCGCGTGGTGGGCAACAAGCAGTACGGCGGCGTGCGCAACTACATCCCGTTGAAGGTGAATGCCGCCGGTGTTATGCCCATCATCTTCGCACAGGCCATCGTGCTCATCCCCATGTACATCGCCCAGGCGCCTTTCCTGAGCGAGAGCGTGCGCAACTGGATGCAGACCGCCACCAACAGCCAGAGCTGGGGCTACAACATCGCCCTCTTCCTCATGGTGGTCGCCTTCACGTACTTCTATACCGCCATCACGGTGAATCCTAACCAGATGGCCGACGACATGAAGCGCAACGGAGGCTTCATCCCTGGCGTGAAGCCTGGCAAGGCCACGGCCTCGCACATTGATGAATTGCTATCGCGCATCACCCTGCCCGGCGCCATCTTCCTTGGCATGGTGGCGATCCTCCCGGCCTTCGCGGGCATGATGGGCATTAAGCAGGGCTTCGCGCAGTTCTTCGGTGGAACCTCATTGTTGATCATGGTGGGCGTGCTCTTGGACACGCTGCAGCAGATTGAAAGTCATCTCTTGATGCGCCATTACGACGGATTGATGAAGAGCGGGCGGATCAAGGGAAGGAATCAGGGAGCGGCCTACGGCATGGCTGGGTGAACCATGGGGAGCAAACCCCTGGTGAACCTGAGCGATGACGAGATCGCGGTGTTGAAGGAGAGTTCTTTGCTTGTTGGCAAGACCTTGGCGGAAGTGGCCAGGCGGATCGGCCCCGGTGTCACCACCGGAGAGCTCGATCGCATGGCCGAGGAATTCATCCGCGACAACGGCGCAGTGCCCGGATTCAAGGGGCTTTACGATTGCCCCAGCACCTTGCTGATCAGCGTGAACGAGCAAGTCGTTCACGGGCTGCCCGGTGATCGTGCCCTGAAAGAGGGTGATGTGGCCAGCGTGGACTGCGGTGTGCTGATGAACGGGTTCTATGGCGACAGCGCGTACACCTTCATGGTGGGCGAGGTGGCCGAACCGGTGAAGCGCCTGTTGCGCGTCACGCGCGAGTGCTTGGATCACGGCATCGCAGCGGCGGTCGAGGGCAATCGCACTGGCGATATCGGCTTCGCGATCCAGCACCATGCGGAGAGCAACGGCTACGGCGTGGTGCGGGAACTGGTCGGTCACGGCGTGGGGCGCAAGCTGCACGAGGCCCCCGAAGTGCCCAATTATGGACGGCGCGGGCATGGCGTGAAGCTGACGCGCGGGATGGTGCTCGCGATCGAGCCCATGATCAACATGGGCGTGAAGGAAGTGCGACAGCTCACCGACGGATGGACCGTGGTGTCACGCGATGGGAAGCCCAGCGCGCACTATGAGCACAACGTGGCCGTGAGGGCCGGGAAGGCCGAGGTATTGTCAACCTTCAGTTACATCGAGGATGTGCTGAAGAAGAAGGGTGAATCGATCACCGCATAGGGGCGAGCCATGGTTGGCCCAGCGCGGTGAACTGGAAGGATAGGGAACGAACAAGAAAAGGAACGAAAGGAAGGAGATGAGCAAGACGGGGACCATCGAGCAGGACGGCGTCATCAAAGAGGCGCTGAGCAATGCCATGTTCCGCGTGGAGCTCGAGAACGGTCACGTGATCATCGCCCACATATCGGGCAAGATGCGGATGCATTACATCCGGATCCTGCCCGGCGACAAGGTGAAAGTGGAGATGAGCCCGTACGACCTGAGCAAGGGCCGCATCACCTTCCGATACAAGAGCTAAAGAACCAGAGCACCATGAAGGTCAGGGCCTCCCTCAAACCACGCTCCGCGGACTGCAAGATCGTCCGTCGCAAAGGGCGTCTGTACATCATCAACAAGAAGAACCCCAAGTTCAAGCAGCGTCAAGGCTGAGAACACAACCGAACGAGCATGGCACGTATCGCAGGCATCGACCTACCCAA of Flavobacteriales bacterium contains these proteins:
- the rpmD gene encoding 50S ribosomal protein L30, whose protein sequence is MSKITITQTRSQIKCPQRQKATLKALGLGRIGKTITHEGTAQVLGMVNKVQHLVSVKAA
- the rplO gene encoding 50S ribosomal protein L15; protein product: MDLSKLQPAEGATKKNKRMGRGQGSGRGGTSGKGHKGQKAGTGYNRKRGFEGGQMPLARRLPKFGFTNPTRVEYKGINLDALQTLATEKNLSVIDPAVLRANGLIARNDLLKVLGRGEVTSALNITAHAFSASAKAAIEAKGGKAEVIATIAPKTEA
- the secY gene encoding preprotein translocase subunit SecY, which gives rise to MKNLIDTIKNIWRIEELRTRILITLGLLLVYRIGSFIILPGVDSVAMARNSAGGGGIAEILAIFTGGAFTRASIFALGIMPYISASIIMQLAGIAIPAVQKKQKEESGRRQLNQWTRYLTIAICMAQAPGYLYTSIEQGAAPLDNLGWVWGSVFILTASTLFVMWLGERITERGLGNGISLIIMIGILAQLPQSFAQEVVGRMGPGGGGLVLLLVEVVLWVLIIAGCILLVQGTRRIPVQFAKRVVGNKQYGGVRNYIPLKVNAAGVMPIIFAQAIVLIPMYIAQAPFLSESVRNWMQTATNSQSWGYNIALFLMVVAFTYFYTAITVNPNQMADDMKRNGGFIPGVKPGKATASHIDELLSRITLPGAIFLGMVAILPAFAGMMGIKQGFAQFFGGTSLLIMVGVLLDTLQQIESHLLMRHYDGLMKSGRIKGRNQGAAYGMAG
- the map gene encoding type I methionyl aminopeptidase, which translates into the protein MGSKPLVNLSDDEIAVLKESSLLVGKTLAEVARRIGPGVTTGELDRMAEEFIRDNGAVPGFKGLYDCPSTLLISVNEQVVHGLPGDRALKEGDVASVDCGVLMNGFYGDSAYTFMVGEVAEPVKRLLRVTRECLDHGIAAAVEGNRTGDIGFAIQHHAESNGYGVVRELVGHGVGRKLHEAPEVPNYGRRGHGVKLTRGMVLAIEPMINMGVKEVRQLTDGWTVVSRDGKPSAHYEHNVAVRAGKAEVLSTFSYIEDVLKKKGESITA
- the infA gene encoding translation initiation factor IF-1; translation: MSKTGTIEQDGVIKEALSNAMFRVELENGHVIIAHISGKMRMHYIRILPGDKVKVEMSPYDLSKGRITFRYKS
- the rpmJ gene encoding 50S ribosomal protein L36, with amino-acid sequence MKVRASLKPRSADCKIVRRKGRLYIINKKNPKFKQRQG